In Artemia franciscana unplaced genomic scaffold, ASM3288406v1 PGA_scaffold_38, whole genome shotgun sequence, one DNA window encodes the following:
- the LOC136041819 gene encoding beta-sarcoglycan-like gives MDEEQSLKAKGPPGYCFWAAIFALTVLIFSNFFMTVTLYKVLYLTTGMESIEVDPEHVMTTFTGDITLDSVLKLDGKLETFSDENLCLVGEEDVYIKVPSSSDNTFNSDATVNVGMEEITLKDFDRFDVVDESRKPIFSTRMPEFDLPKGVNKLNINSAISHRVASPVNSSLTIESNGNIRVKGNEGISIAAKEVSLTADEDIRLHSINGSIILSGSQGIILDVNKLSSNMRYFDDPLSSESFEETANIPQPGPQLSQYKLCACIPGGKLFRVPIPVGNKDSSRSGQIGCHSVDLTFSRSNPCL, from the exons ATGGATGAAGAGCAATCACTCAAAGCTAAAGGGCCACCAGGCTATTGTTTCTGGGCAGCAATTTTTGCATTGACTGTGCTTATCTTTTCAAACTTCTTCATGACTGTTACTCTTTACAA GGTTCTGTACCTTACAACTGGCATGGAAAGTATTGAAGTGGATCCTGAACATGTGATGACCACATTTACTGGTGATATTACACTTGATTCTGTTTTGAAACTGGATGgtaaacttgaaactttttcagATGAAAACTTGTGTTTGGTTGGAGAAGAAGATGTTTATATTAAG GTTCCATCTAGTTCTGACAACACGTTCAACTCTGATGCAACCGTGAACGTAGGAATGGAAGAAATAACGTTAAAAGATTTTGACAGATTCGATGTGGTTGACGAGTCAAGAAAGCCGATTTTTTCTACGAGGATGCCTGAGTTTGATCTTCCCAAAGGCGTTAACAAATTGAATATCAATTCAGCTATTTCTCACAGAGTTGCTAGTCCTGTAAACAGTAGTCTCACTATAGAG tctaACGGTAACATACGAGTAAAAGGAAATGAGGGAATATCCATTGCTGCAAAGGAAGTATCTTTGACTGCAGATGAAGACATAAGGTTACACAGCATAAATGGCTCCATCATATTAAGTGGATCTCAGGGTATAATACTAGATGTGAATAAACTATCATCCAATATGAGATATTTTGACGACCCTCTGTCTTCTGAAAGCTTTGAAGAAACGGCTAATATACCCCAACCTGGGCCTCAGTTAAGTCAGTATAAGCTCTGTGCTTGTATTCCCGGGGGAAAGCTATTTAGGGTTCCTATTCCTGTTGGAAATAAAGATTCTTCAAGGTCTGGCCAAATAGGCTGTCATAGTGTTGATTTGACTTTTTCAAGAAGTAATCCTTGCCTATAA